In Nitrospirota bacterium, the genomic stretch CACCAGAGTGCATAAGGTCCTTTACCCTGATAAAGAGTTTTTTCCCAAGGCTTCCGCTGGGATGGAAAGAAGCAAAGTCATCCTGCTGGAACCCTCGTTTAGTGAGGAGGGCAACGGCAATGGCGTCTCCCATGGCAAGTGCTGCCGTTGTTGAGGATGTCGGCACGATGCCGAGCGGGCAGGCCTCTTCCTGTACGGAAATATCGAGATTCACTTCTGCAGCCTTTGCAAGCGTGGAGCCGTGATTCCCTGTCAGAGAAATAAGCCCTACATTAAACCGCTTGAGAAAAGGTATGATGCTGATGATCTCGTCTGTTTCGCCGCTGTTTGAGATCGCTATAATGACATCGTCCGCTGTTACCATGCCGAGATCGCCGTGGCTTGCTTCAGCAGGATGCATGAAGAAGGAGGGTGTGCCTGTTGATGCCAGCGTGGCAGCGATCTTTTTGCCCACCAGGCCTGATTTTCCCATCCCGGTGACAACCACTCTCCCCTTGCTGTTGAGGATGATCTCAACAGCCTTTTCAAATGTCTGGTCGATCCTGTCAATGAGGCTGCGTACGGCATCTGCCTCGGTCTGCAGGACTTTTTTGGCAATGTCAATGCTGTTCAAAGAATTCATCAGTTCTAATCGAACTGGCATCTGAGCCAGCCCGGCGGTATTCCTTTTCTGTGGGCTTCGTTCTCTATGTCAGTGAGGTCTCTCTCTGCAGAAGACAGGTGGTCCTTTGCTTTCTTGAGCCTGCCCTGCAGCGTGTCCATTTTTCTGCTGGTGCGGACATGTTTTGACTGCTCCCGGGAAATGTCTTCTTCCCGCTCCCTGACATCCCTGCCTGCATCATCAATCTTTCTCTTCACGACCGCTGCCCTTTTGCACCAGTATTCCTGTTCCTGTTTTCCCCGTGCTTTCCTGCTGTCATCCTTTATTGCTGACGGGGGAGCTTTTCTCTGCTCCCTGGGTCTGCTGTCTGACGGATTGCGGTATTTATCTATATCATCATTGGTGAACGAAAGAGGCTTTTCCTCGCCGAAGCCTGCTCCCGTAAAAAAAAGAAGGACGGCAGCAGTCAATGCCAAAGAGAGCAGATGAGAAGAGAGGTTCTTCATATAGCATTTCCTCTTGTTGCACTGGCCTGCATTGCAACAAGGTCATGCACAGCCTTGACCCGTGTCAGAAAACCCTTCATCTCATCAAGTCTGATCATATTTGGGCCGTCACACAAAGCCCTCTCAGGGTCAGGATGGACCTCCATAAAGAGGCCGTCAATGCCTGCAGCAACAGCGGCTCTGGCCATCGGCTCGGCAAACTCTCTCTGTCCTCCTGAACTGGTGCCCTGTCCTCCCGGCAGCTGGAGGCTGTGCGTTACATCAAAGATCACCGGATATCCAAAGGAACGCATGATCGGAAATGACCTGAAATCGACAACAAGATTGTTGTACCCGAACGAGACGCCGCGCTCGGTGATAAAGAGATTCTCGTTTCCGCCTGATACGAACTTATCTATG encodes the following:
- a CDS encoding KpsF/GutQ family sugar-phosphate isomerase, with amino-acid sequence MNSLNSIDIAKKVLQTEADAVRSLIDRIDQTFEKAVEIILNSKGRVVVTGMGKSGLVGKKIAATLASTGTPSFFMHPAEASHGDLGMVTADDVIIAISNSGETDEIISIIPFLKRFNVGLISLTGNHGSTLAKAAEVNLDISVQEEACPLGIVPTSSTTAALAMGDAIAVALLTKRGFQQDDFASFHPSGSLGKKLFIRVKDLMHSGDSLPITPPDASLAEAVINISSKRLGITVIADNEKTMLGIITDGDVRRGIEKWGKDFFDMMASEVMTTDPRIIAEDELAAKALGIMEKLAITALVVISENNRVTGVLHLHDILKKGIA